GAAGACCACTCCCCGGGTAGCGTCCACTACTACGTTCTGCCCTTCGGCGAGGATTTCGGTGGCGTTCCGGGCGCCTACGATGCAGGGTATTCCGAGCTCCCGGGAGAGTATGGCGGCGTGGCACGTGCGGCCGCCTTCGTCGGTGACGACGGCGCCGGCTTTTCGGAGCGCGGGGATCATGTCCGGCGTGGTCATGGCGGTTACGAGGATGTCGCCTTCGGTGATCTTCACCGCGTCGGCTGATCCGGGGACAAGGACGACCTTTCCGGCAGCGAGGCCGGGAGAGGCGGCGAGACCCCTGCAGAGAAGCTTCCGTTCGGGAGTTTTCGGAGCAGGGGACGAGTTCTCGTGCTTCCCGTTCTTTGTCATGATCTCAGGTCCTTTCATAAAGATCCGCGCCGGGGGGAAGCCCGGCGCGGCGGATCTTTTTCAGTTCTAGCTGATTTTGCCCATAGCCGCGTGGGCGGCTGAGATCCGGGCCACAGGGACCCTGAAGGGCGAGCAGCTCACGTAGTTGAGGCCGACGGCATGGCAGAAGGCGATGCTGGAGGGGTTCCCGCCGTGCTCCCCGCAGATGCCGACGGAAAGTTTGGGATTGACCTTCCGGCCCTTTTCCACGGCGATCTTCATGAGGGCGCCCACGCCGTCACGGTCGAGCTCGTGGAAGGGGTTGACGGGCAGAATGCCCTTGTCCTCGTAGTGGCCGAGGAACTTGCCTTCGGCGTCGTCTCGGGAGTAGCCGAAGGTGGTCTGGGTGAGGTCGTTGGTGCCGAAGCTGAAGAATTCGGCGCACTCGGCGATCTGGTCGGCCACGAAGGCGGCGCGGGGAACCTCTATCATGGTGCCGACGAGGTAGCTGAACTTCTTGCCGGACTTTTCCATGTAGTCCTTCGCGATTTCGTCGATCTGCTTCCTGAAGAACTCCATTTCCGTTTTCAAGCCCACGAGGGGAATCATGATCTCGGGATGGATTTCGATACCCTCGTCCACGAGCCGCAGAACGGCCTCGAAGATGGCGCTGACCTGCATGGCGGAAATTTCGGGATACACGATGCCGAGACGGCAGCCCCGGAAGCCCAGCATGGGGTTGGATTCCTTGAGGGATTCCACCTTGGCCATGACATTACGGACCCTGTCGGCCTCGGGAGAGTGCTCTTTTCCGGCGGCGACGAGTTCGGCCAGTTCTTCCTCGAGATCCCTCTCCTTTGGCATGAACTCGTGGAGGGGCGGGTCGAGGAGGCGGATGATGACGGGAAGGCCCTGCATCTCCTTCAGGATGCCGTAAAAGTCTTCCTTCTGCATGACCTTGAGTTCGTCGAGGGCTGCGACACGCTCCTCATAGCTGTCGGCCACCACGAGGCGCTGCATGACGGGAAGGCGGTCGGCGGCCATGAACATGTGCTCGGTACGGCAAAGACCGATACCCTTGGCGCCGAAGGACCGGGCGCGCCGGGCATCCTCGGGGGTGTCGCCGTTGGCCCATACCTGGAGGCGGGCAAATTCATCGGACCAGGAGAGTATGGTCTTGAAGTCGTCGCTGAACGAGGCCTCCATGAGGGGCGCACCGCCGAGAAGAACCCGGCCGGTGCTGCCGTCCACGGTGATGGTGTCTCCCTTGCGGACAACCTTGTCTCCCTTGGAGATGGTCTCTTTGTTCAGGTCGATGAGGATGTCCTCGCATCCGCTGACGCATGGCTTGCCGAGTCCGCGGGCGACCACGGCGGCGTGGCTGGTCATGCCTCCGCGGCTGGTGACGATTGCTTCGGCGGCGAAAAGGCCGTGAATGTCGTCGGGGCAAGTCTCGGGCCTGGCGAGGACGACTTTCTTGCCCGACTTGGCCAGCTCGACGGCGTCGTCGGCGTCGAAGCAGACGATGCCCACACCGGCGCCGGGAGAAGCGGGAAGTCCTTTGGCGAGCACTTCGTTCTCCGCCTTGGGGTCGACCTGCCTGTGCAGGAG
This region of Aminivibrio sp. genomic DNA includes:
- the ppdK gene encoding pyruvate, phosphate dikinase → MNAEKYVYSFKEGNAEMKNLLGGKGANLAQMVQYGLPVPQGFILTTQACLEYGKDEKFLDRIWGDVTTAMNALEKETGKTFGTGENPLLVSVRSGAPISMPGMMDTVLNLGLNDESVESLARVSGDRRFAFDSYRRFIQMYGNVVHGVTGDAFEEVLEHEKKTLGVTFDNEIPEKSLVEIVAKFKEIFKKSAGFDFPSDPWQQLRNAIVAVFRSWNNPRAITYRKLHKIPDSLGTAVNIVSMVFGNLGDDCGTGVCFTRNPSDGTKELYGEFLVNAQGEDVVAGIRTPLPIARLKDVMPAVYNELFEITTNLEKAYKDMQDIEFTIERSKLYILQTRTGKRSAGAAVKIAVDMVNEGLIDKKTAVGRVSPEQVEMLLHRQVDPKAENEVLAKGLPASPGAGVGIVCFDADDAVELAKSGKKVVLARPETCPDDIHGLFAAEAIVTSRGGMTSHAAVVARGLGKPCVSGCEDILIDLNKETISKGDKVVRKGDTITVDGSTGRVLLGGAPLMEASFSDDFKTILSWSDEFARLQVWANGDTPEDARRARSFGAKGIGLCRTEHMFMAADRLPVMQRLVVADSYEERVAALDELKVMQKEDFYGILKEMQGLPVIIRLLDPPLHEFMPKERDLEEELAELVAAGKEHSPEADRVRNVMAKVESLKESNPMLGFRGCRLGIVYPEISAMQVSAIFEAVLRLVDEGIEIHPEIMIPLVGLKTEMEFFRKQIDEIAKDYMEKSGKKFSYLVGTMIEVPRAAFVADQIAECAEFFSFGTNDLTQTTFGYSRDDAEGKFLGHYEDKGILPVNPFHELDRDGVGALMKIAVEKGRKVNPKLSVGICGEHGGNPSSIAFCHAVGLNYVSCSPFRVPVARISAAHAAMGKIS